Proteins found in one Lysinibacillus fusiformis genomic segment:
- a CDS encoding YbaK/EbsC family protein — protein MAIEKARHHLAQWHVEHKIQELEESSATVELAAQALGCEPERIAKSLSFLVNDGAILIVAAGDAKIDNAKYKALFGTKAKMLSKDDVETMIGHDVGGVCPFGVNEGVAIYLDESLKRFTTVFPACGSSNSAIEVTISELETYAPYKEWIDVCKGWNE, from the coding sequence ATGGCAATTGAGAAAGCACGTCACCATTTAGCACAATGGCATGTAGAACACAAAATACAAGAATTAGAAGAAAGCTCCGCAACAGTTGAATTAGCAGCCCAGGCGCTTGGCTGTGAGCCTGAACGCATTGCAAAATCTTTATCTTTCCTTGTGAATGATGGTGCGATCTTAATCGTTGCTGCAGGTGATGCTAAAATCGATAATGCAAAATACAAAGCCCTATTTGGTACGAAGGCAAAGATGTTATCCAAAGATGATGTGGAGACGATGATTGGCCATGATGTTGGAGGTGTGTGTCCTTTTGGTGTAAACGAAGGCGTAGCCATTTATTTAGATGAATCACTGAAACGTTTTACTACAGTATTTCCAGCCTGTGGTAGTAGCAATTCAGCCATCGAGGTAACGATTTCAGAGCTCGAAACGTATGCACCCTATAAAGAATGGATTGATGTCTGTAAAGGCTGGAATGAATAA
- a CDS encoding DMT family transporter has translation MAWMALVVAGLCEMMGVYMISKYNKTKSMKNLGLLIGAFTLSFAGLAYAMETLPMGTAYAIWTGIGAAGGALLGMLFFNESKDWRRMVCIVLVLGAAIMLKLLS, from the coding sequence ATGGCATGGATGGCATTAGTTGTTGCAGGGTTATGTGAGATGATGGGCGTGTATATGATTAGTAAATATAATAAGACGAAGAGTATGAAAAATTTAGGGCTGTTGATTGGTGCATTCACCTTAAGTTTTGCAGGCCTTGCCTATGCGATGGAAACATTGCCAATGGGTACTGCCTATGCGATCTGGACAGGAATTGGTGCTGCTGGGGGAGCCTTGCTAGGTATGCTATTTTTTAATGAATCAAAGGACTGGCGACGCATGGTTTGTATTGTCCTTGTATTAGGAGCAGCAATAATGTTGAAATTGCTATCATAA
- a CDS encoding ABC transporter permease produces the protein MNNFLDNIPTLPLAPWVESAMDWLTSNFSAFFNSIQQFGKLLMNQVTDLLISIPAIILILLVVIFAFFVSGKKLGLAAFSLIGLLFIYNQGLWTHLMETTTLVIFSSIISIIIGIPLGILMSKSTVAENIIKPILDFMQTMPGFVYLIPAVAFFGIGIVPGVFASVIFALPPTVRMTNLGIRQVPKELVEAADSYGSTASQKLFKVEIPLAKSTIMAGINQTVMLSLSMVVIASMIGAPGLGREVLTALQRTQVGNGFVAGLGLVIFAIIIDRLTQSFNKKKAL, from the coding sequence ATGAATAACTTTTTAGATAATATTCCAACATTACCACTAGCTCCGTGGGTAGAATCAGCTATGGACTGGTTGACGAGTAATTTTTCAGCGTTCTTTAACTCTATTCAGCAATTCGGAAAACTACTCATGAATCAGGTCACTGATTTATTAATTAGTATCCCAGCCATTATTCTTATACTTCTTGTCGTGATATTTGCCTTCTTCGTTTCAGGCAAAAAGTTAGGGCTTGCTGCATTCTCATTAATAGGCTTGTTGTTTATCTATAACCAAGGATTATGGACTCATCTTATGGAAACAACCACGCTTGTGATCTTTTCCAGTATTATATCCATCATCATCGGTATTCCACTTGGTATCCTAATGTCAAAATCAACGGTAGCTGAAAACATTATTAAACCAATACTAGATTTCATGCAAACAATGCCTGGCTTTGTTTATTTAATTCCGGCTGTTGCCTTTTTTGGTATTGGTATTGTACCTGGTGTCTTTGCATCCGTTATCTTTGCTTTACCCCCAACTGTACGTATGACAAACCTCGGTATTCGTCAAGTACCAAAAGAATTAGTGGAAGCTGCAGACTCCTATGGTAGTACAGCTAGCCAAAAATTATTTAAAGTAGAAATTCCCCTTGCTAAATCAACAATTATGGCAGGGATTAACCAAACCGTTATGCTGTCACTTTCTATGGTAGTTATTGCCTCTATGATCGGGGCTCCAGGTCTAGGACGGGAAGTATTAACGGCCCTACAACGTACCCAAGTTGGGAATGGCTTCGTTGCAGGTTTAGGTTTAGTTATTTTCGCAATCATTATTGATCGCTTAACACAAAGCTTCAATAAAAAGAAAGCATTATAG
- the ribD gene encoding bifunctional diaminohydroxyphosphoribosylaminopyrimidine deaminase/5-amino-6-(5-phosphoribosylamino)uracil reductase RibD, protein MMNVDEKYMQLALDLAASAKGNTNPNPLVGAVIVKNGVIVGTGLHRKAGEPHAEVHAFRMAGEHAQGATLYVTLEPCSHYGKTPPCANLVKESGVSRVVVAMQDPNPTVAGRGIQLLQEAGIVVEVGVLEQQARRLNERFIHNMLTKRPFVISKFAMTLDGKIATHTGHSKWVTGEAAREDVHHLRHEVDGILVGVGTVIADNPSLTTRLKEGYGKNPTRIIIDSSLRTPDHANVLNTEDAPTILVCSDDVSQEKIHLFTEKGVTVLSVRKNEYGLQIDEMLEKLYAHGITDILLEGGSKMNASFLQQGAIDKYVVYIAPKVLGGNLSLTPFAGYNPSLMHEAWDVEFASFDKIGEDLRIIAYPKQGEEK, encoded by the coding sequence ATGATGAATGTAGATGAAAAGTATATGCAACTGGCACTAGATTTAGCAGCTAGTGCAAAAGGAAATACGAACCCTAATCCACTTGTTGGGGCTGTAATCGTGAAGAACGGCGTGATTGTAGGAACAGGTTTACACAGAAAAGCAGGAGAACCACATGCTGAAGTGCATGCTTTTCGAATGGCTGGAGAGCATGCACAGGGTGCTACATTATATGTAACGCTAGAGCCTTGTTCACATTATGGTAAGACACCACCTTGTGCGAATCTAGTGAAGGAATCTGGTGTCAGTCGAGTGGTAGTTGCTATGCAAGATCCAAACCCAACTGTAGCAGGTCGTGGTATTCAATTGCTGCAAGAAGCGGGAATAGTGGTAGAAGTAGGTGTTTTAGAGCAACAAGCGCGCCGTTTAAATGAACGTTTTATTCACAATATGCTTACAAAACGCCCATTTGTTATTTCGAAATTTGCCATGACTTTAGATGGGAAAATTGCCACGCATACAGGGCATTCGAAATGGGTAACAGGTGAGGCAGCACGTGAAGATGTTCACCATCTTCGCCATGAAGTAGATGGAATTTTAGTTGGCGTGGGTACTGTTATTGCTGACAATCCCTCTTTAACAACAAGATTAAAAGAAGGATACGGAAAAAATCCAACACGTATTATTATCGATAGTTCTCTACGTACACCTGACCATGCAAATGTGTTAAATACGGAGGATGCACCAACGATTCTGGTTTGTAGTGACGACGTAAGCCAAGAAAAGATTCATTTATTTACAGAAAAAGGTGTTACAGTGTTATCTGTTCGAAAAAATGAATATGGGCTTCAGATTGATGAGATGCTTGAAAAGCTTTATGCACACGGCATAACGGATATTTTGCTAGAAGGCGGAAGTAAAATGAATGCTTCCTTTTTACAGCAAGGTGCAATCGATAAATATGTGGTATATATAGCGCCTAAAGTTCTAGGAGGGAATCTATCGTTAACACCGTTTGCTGGCTATAATCCCTCTCTCATGCATGAGGCATGGGATGTTGAATTTGCTTCATTTGATAAAATAGGCGAGGATTTGCGTATTATTGCTTATCCAAAGCAAGGTGAAGAAAAGTGA
- a CDS encoding GTP cyclohydrolase II codes for MTITTKVMDLVKDKMTIVKHTNTENICLVGPVNLPVKQGDFSATFQWYNWLKIDANLTKEEIIDGLAAANLAFLQQSSVLVYGDFTHSEDALIRMHSICHTGDIFGSQRCDCGYQLHESMKMIVEHGCGAIFYLADHEGRGIGLFSKSLAYLLQEEGLDTVEANHALGFPDDTRSYEEALAVLATLRTKPVTLITNNPKKLAALQARGMAAEGHVPLWGGLTETNRFYLETKVEKSGHLREKQ; via the coding sequence ATGACAATTACGACTAAAGTGATGGACTTAGTGAAAGATAAAATGACAATAGTAAAGCATACGAACACAGAAAATATTTGCCTAGTTGGACCAGTGAATTTGCCTGTAAAACAAGGTGATTTTTCTGCAACTTTTCAATGGTATAACTGGCTTAAAATCGATGCAAATTTAACAAAAGAAGAAATCATTGATGGATTAGCGGCTGCCAATTTAGCCTTTTTGCAACAATCTTCTGTGCTTGTATATGGTGATTTTACCCACTCAGAAGATGCTTTAATCCGAATGCATAGTATTTGTCACACAGGTGACATTTTTGGCAGTCAGCGCTGTGATTGTGGTTACCAGTTGCATGAGTCCATGAAAATGATTGTAGAGCATGGCTGTGGTGCCATATTTTATTTAGCTGATCATGAAGGTCGTGGTATTGGACTATTCTCTAAATCTCTTGCCTATTTATTGCAAGAGGAAGGGTTAGATACAGTTGAAGCAAACCATGCACTTGGCTTCCCAGACGATACACGTTCCTATGAAGAAGCACTTGCGGTGTTAGCTACGTTACGTACCAAACCAGTAACCCTGATTACAAATAATCCGAAGAAATTGGCTGCATTACAGGCTCGCGGCATGGCTGCGGAAGGGCATGTTCCTTTATGGGGCGGTTTGACAGAGACGAATCGTTTTTATTTAGAAACGAAGGTTGAAAAATCTGGACATTTACGCGAAAAGCAATAG
- a CDS encoding glycine betaine ABC transporter substrate-binding protein: MKLKTLSKLGMALGLGFMLAACSGGDSGSSSGKNSDSKEVNLAYVEWDTEIASTNVVGQVLEDLGYDVTLTPLDNAIMWEAVSKGEADGMVAAWLPHTHASQYEKYKADLDELGENLAGAKIGLVVPSYMNVNSIEDLTNEADHTITGIEPGAGITAATEKALEEYDNLADWNFITSSSGAMTTALSKALKDKEEIIVTGWSPHWKFAKYDLKYLEDPKGVFGGEETINTFVRKGLKEDLPDVYSVLDNFHWTAEDLESVMLEVMDGKDPKDAAKEWIDANPDKVAEWTKDVKK, translated from the coding sequence ATGAAACTGAAAACACTATCAAAGTTAGGAATGGCACTAGGCCTAGGCTTCATGCTTGCTGCATGTAGTGGAGGCGACTCAGGCTCAAGTTCTGGTAAAAACAGTGATTCTAAGGAGGTAAACCTAGCCTATGTTGAGTGGGATACAGAAATTGCCTCAACGAATGTTGTTGGGCAGGTACTCGAAGATTTAGGCTATGATGTAACATTAACTCCTTTGGATAATGCGATCATGTGGGAGGCTGTCTCGAAAGGAGAAGCTGATGGAATGGTGGCTGCATGGCTACCACATACACATGCTTCACAATATGAAAAATATAAAGCTGATTTAGATGAGCTAGGTGAAAACCTTGCTGGTGCAAAAATTGGTTTAGTTGTACCAAGCTATATGAATGTCAATTCTATTGAAGATTTAACAAATGAAGCAGATCATACAATCACTGGTATTGAGCCAGGTGCGGGAATTACCGCTGCGACAGAAAAAGCATTAGAAGAATATGATAATTTAGCAGATTGGAACTTTATTACTTCTTCTTCTGGCGCGATGACAACAGCATTATCTAAAGCGCTGAAAGATAAGGAAGAAATTATTGTCACAGGTTGGTCACCACACTGGAAATTTGCGAAATATGATCTTAAATACTTAGAAGATCCAAAGGGTGTATTTGGTGGAGAAGAAACGATTAATACATTCGTTCGTAAAGGCTTAAAAGAAGATTTACCAGATGTATACTCAGTTCTAGATAATTTCCACTGGACAGCAGAAGATTTAGAAAGTGTTATGTTAGAAGTAATGGATGGTAAAGATCCAAAAGATGCTGCGAAAGAATGGATTGATGCTAATCCAGATAAAGTGGCTGAATGGACAAAAGATGTAAAAAAATAA
- the solA gene encoding N-methyl-L-tryptophan oxidase: MDYDVIIVGAGSMGMAAGYYLAKEGKKVLMLDAFTPPHEEGSHHGDTRIIRFAYGEGASYVPFVKRAGELWHELESLVNESLFLQTGVVNIGEPTCAFIRNVKASAALYDLALEHYSAAEAMNKWPGLFLPANLVACFEPTAGVLRVEACIRAYKKLALEAGVSLQTNEKVLAIQAGDIVQVQTVHNSYKAKHLIVTAGAWATELLQTVDVSIPVTPTRKTFAWFEADEQLYRDEVFPAYCFEFADSTYYGFPSIDGAGLKLGRHDGGDVVNPNDPLRPFDASDTVDLQNFIDQFMPQHGTLKYGKTCKYSMTPDEDFIIDFLPEHQNIVIAAGFSGHGFKFSSAVGEALAELVVEGKSKQDLSTFKLSRF; the protein is encoded by the coding sequence ATGGACTATGATGTCATAATAGTTGGTGCTGGCTCCATGGGGATGGCGGCTGGTTATTATTTAGCAAAGGAAGGTAAAAAAGTTCTTATGCTAGATGCCTTTACTCCCCCGCATGAAGAAGGTAGTCATCATGGAGATACAAGAATCATTCGTTTTGCTTATGGTGAAGGGGCTAGCTATGTACCTTTTGTAAAAAGAGCTGGTGAGCTTTGGCATGAGCTAGAGTCATTAGTAAATGAAAGCTTATTTTTACAAACCGGTGTGGTCAATATTGGCGAACCAACATGTGCCTTTATTCGAAATGTGAAGGCTAGTGCTGCACTCTATGATTTAGCACTCGAACACTATTCAGCTGCTGAGGCGATGAACAAATGGCCAGGGCTATTCTTGCCAGCAAATTTAGTTGCTTGCTTTGAGCCGACTGCAGGCGTCCTTCGTGTTGAAGCATGTATTCGAGCATATAAAAAATTAGCCTTAGAGGCTGGTGTAAGCTTACAGACAAATGAAAAAGTATTGGCTATCCAAGCTGGTGATATTGTACAGGTTCAAACAGTACATAATAGCTATAAAGCAAAGCACTTAATAGTAACCGCGGGTGCATGGGCAACAGAGTTACTACAAACAGTAGACGTGAGCATACCCGTCACACCAACGCGGAAAACCTTTGCATGGTTTGAGGCGGATGAGCAGCTATATCGTGATGAAGTTTTCCCAGCCTATTGCTTTGAATTTGCAGATTCGACCTACTACGGTTTTCCAAGCATTGATGGAGCTGGGTTAAAGCTTGGACGACACGATGGCGGTGATGTGGTCAATCCGAACGACCCTCTACGTCCATTTGATGCGTCTGATACAGTTGATTTACAAAATTTCATTGATCAGTTTATGCCTCAGCATGGAACGCTTAAATACGGAAAAACATGTAAGTATTCGATGACACCAGATGAAGATTTCATTATTGATTTTTTACCTGAACATCAGAATATTGTCATTGCTGCAGGCTTTTCTGGTCATGGCTTTAAATTTAGTAGTGCTGTTGGGGAAGCCCTTGCGGAATTAGTTGTAGAAGGCAAAAGTAAACAAGATTTATCTACCTTTAAGCTTAGTCGTTTTTAG
- a CDS encoding quaternary amine ABC transporter ATP-binding protein, translated as MEKIKIEHVSKVFGKHIPQALELVKQQKSKTDILKETGATVGVYDASFTVNEGEIFVIMGLSGSGKSTLIRLLNRLIEPTSGNIYIDGENISTMGKESLRSVRRNKMSMVFQNFGLFPHRTLLQNTEYGLEIRGISKEERQAKAEQALENAGLLAYKDQYPSQLSGGMQQRVGLARALANDPEILLMDEAFSALDPLIRKEMQDELLDLQQTLKKTILFITHDLNEALRIGDRIAIMKDGSIIQIGTGEEILTNPANDYVKTFVEDVDRSKVLTAENVMVRPVYVNTDLDGPKVALKRMRQEAVSLLMAVDKNRHLKGYITADDALAAAKKQEQTVHSIVQSEVLTVPPDMLLQDILGMIYNSPTPIAVVKDGRLLGVLIRGVVIQALSTSDEEAEAHE; from the coding sequence ATGGAAAAAATTAAAATAGAACACGTATCGAAAGTGTTTGGCAAACATATTCCCCAAGCACTAGAACTCGTTAAGCAACAAAAAAGTAAGACTGATATCTTAAAAGAAACAGGTGCAACTGTTGGTGTATACGATGCAAGCTTTACTGTCAACGAAGGAGAAATCTTTGTGATTATGGGATTGTCGGGAAGTGGCAAATCCACGCTTATACGGCTCTTAAACCGCCTTATTGAACCAACGAGCGGAAATATATATATCGATGGAGAAAATATTTCTACTATGGGAAAAGAAAGTCTACGGTCTGTAAGAAGAAACAAAATGAGCATGGTTTTCCAAAACTTCGGTTTATTCCCCCATCGTACATTACTTCAAAACACCGAATATGGCCTTGAAATTCGAGGCATTTCAAAAGAAGAACGGCAAGCAAAAGCTGAACAAGCTTTAGAAAATGCCGGATTACTCGCATACAAAGATCAGTATCCAAGTCAATTATCAGGTGGTATGCAACAGCGTGTTGGCTTAGCACGAGCCCTCGCAAATGATCCTGAAATACTGCTAATGGATGAAGCATTTTCTGCACTTGATCCATTGATTCGTAAAGAAATGCAAGATGAGCTACTCGATCTACAACAAACATTGAAAAAGACGATTTTATTTATCACACATGATTTAAATGAAGCATTACGCATTGGGGATCGCATTGCCATTATGAAGGATGGCTCTATCATTCAGATTGGTACGGGAGAAGAAATATTAACCAACCCAGCAAATGATTATGTCAAAACATTCGTGGAAGATGTGGATCGTTCAAAAGTATTGACAGCTGAAAATGTCATGGTACGACCAGTTTATGTCAATACAGACCTAGATGGCCCTAAAGTGGCACTAAAACGTATGCGTCAAGAAGCTGTTAGTTTATTAATGGCTGTTGATAAAAATAGACATTTAAAAGGCTATATCACTGCAGACGATGCACTGGCTGCAGCTAAGAAACAAGAGCAAACCGTCCATTCTATTGTGCAATCAGAAGTGTTAACAGTTCCACCAGATATGCTACTACAGGATATTTTAGGGATGATCTATAATTCTCCTACTCCTATTGCCGTTGTGAAAGATGGTCGCTTGCTTGGTGTACTAATTAGGGGCGTTGTCATCCAAGCACTGTCAACGAGCGATGAGGAGGCCGAAGCACATGAATAA
- a CDS encoding 5' nucleotidase, NT5C type: MKFGFDIDDTLIDLRAHAFSLYNKKLGKNVSFETFQAIQRVEIHEPFGLTDEEGSAMWNSVLEEIYFTDCPSFEGALKTLQTLAEQGHDIYYITSRPKQYCAQTKAWMEAQGFPITDGHFFCGMQDAEKVAIIKELALDIYVDDKPAVLETLHDVKTKVILKNQSYNQHVNLPRLFDWQAFQTMFQN, translated from the coding sequence ATGAAGTTTGGCTTTGATATAGATGACACATTAATTGATTTACGAGCACATGCCTTTTCACTCTATAATAAAAAGCTTGGTAAAAATGTTTCCTTTGAAACCTTTCAAGCGATACAGCGAGTGGAAATTCATGAACCATTTGGATTAACAGACGAGGAAGGTTCAGCCATGTGGAATAGCGTATTAGAAGAGATCTATTTTACGGACTGCCCATCTTTTGAAGGGGCATTAAAAACGCTCCAAACTTTAGCAGAGCAAGGACATGACATTTACTATATTACATCTCGCCCAAAACAATACTGTGCGCAAACAAAAGCGTGGATGGAAGCACAGGGCTTTCCAATAACAGACGGTCATTTTTTCTGTGGCATGCAAGATGCAGAAAAAGTAGCCATTATAAAAGAGCTTGCTTTAGATATTTATGTAGATGATAAACCAGCAGTACTTGAAACGCTTCATGATGTGAAAACTAAGGTGATCTTAAAAAATCAATCCTATAACCAGCATGTGAATCTTCCGCGTTTATTTGATTGGCAAGCGTTTCAAACCATGTTTCAAAATTAA
- a CDS encoding DMT family transporter, producing MNKQWISVIIAACFEVGWVIGLKHATSVLEWIGTAIAIFISFYLLIKAGEHLPVGTVYAIFVGLGTAGTVCADSLLFGEPWKLAKIVCIVLLLAGVVGLKLVTGEPKEQEVTE from the coding sequence ATGAATAAACAGTGGATCAGTGTCATAATAGCAGCTTGCTTTGAAGTAGGCTGGGTCATTGGTTTAAAGCATGCAACTAGTGTGCTGGAATGGATTGGAACAGCTATTGCTATTTTTATTAGTTTTTATTTGCTCATTAAAGCGGGGGAGCATTTACCAGTTGGGACAGTCTATGCTATCTTTGTCGGATTAGGGACAGCGGGTACCGTATGTGCAGATAGCTTACTGTTTGGAGAACCGTGGAAATTAGCAAAAATAGTATGTATTGTTTTGTTACTTGCAGGGGTTGTGGGCTTAAAGCTTGTAACGGGAGAGCCTAAGGAACAAGAGGTGACTGAATAA
- a CDS encoding TrkA C-terminal domain-containing protein, with the protein MNLEKTVQLKQPKYQQIAIDLASKIVERKYSIGDKIYARSSLASQYNVSAETARRAIAVLQDLEIVEASKGSGVIIKSYEKAAQFVRQFHDVQSIHEIQNELLTSIQKQHQELINLQDKAKQLISRTEHYRSVNPFIPYQLEMTADSPCIHQTVQALNFWQNTSSTIVGIRRGNELLLSPGPYVSFEEGDIIYFVGNDESFARVQSFLYPN; encoded by the coding sequence ATGAACTTAGAAAAAACTGTTCAATTAAAGCAACCAAAATATCAACAAATAGCCATCGACCTCGCCTCCAAGATTGTCGAAAGAAAATACAGCATTGGCGATAAAATATACGCAAGATCCTCTCTTGCCAGTCAATATAATGTTTCGGCTGAGACTGCAAGAAGAGCTATTGCCGTTTTGCAAGACTTAGAAATTGTTGAAGCCTCTAAAGGTAGCGGCGTAATTATAAAATCGTATGAAAAAGCGGCTCAATTCGTCAGACAGTTTCATGATGTCCAATCGATTCATGAAATACAAAATGAGCTTTTGACAAGTATTCAAAAGCAACATCAAGAATTGATTAATTTGCAAGACAAGGCAAAGCAACTAATTAGTCGCACAGAGCATTATCGATCAGTCAATCCTTTCATTCCCTATCAATTAGAAATGACAGCTGATAGTCCATGCATTCATCAAACTGTACAAGCTTTAAATTTTTGGCAAAATACTTCTAGTACCATCGTTGGTATTAGACGTGGCAATGAATTATTACTATCACCTGGTCCTTATGTCTCATTTGAAGAAGGTGACATTATTTATTTTGTTGGAAATGATGAAAGTTTCGCCAGAGTTCAAAGCTTTTTATACCCAAATTAA
- a CDS encoding PstS family phosphate ABC transporter substrate-binding protein has product MLKFIQIVSILIGLSVVTLMVALIITLSGGMHLINLVFTVPACLFVWIVCSMFKWTNTKKRRGLLFGVMGIALLIAAIKPIQHYYKMSIPTVDAEMDVTVYQPFTLGNEVVKSNEKASLQLTESLPRLDGATAMYPLYAAFVEATYPKGDYPPYNSRVQVSRTPEAYQNLIAGDVDLIFAAAPSTSQEWQAEKEGLTFDMTPIGREAFVFFVHRKNKIDNLTLEQVQKIYAGEITNWREVGGEDEAIRAFQRPADSGSQTTLEKLMGNTPIMEAPTEDVASGMGGIIREVSQYRNYKNAMGFTFRYYSTEMVGNKKIKLLSIDGVAPTKENIQNGTYPLVSEFFAITAGTENQNAQKLIDWILSEEGQAMVEKVGYVPVENH; this is encoded by the coding sequence ATGCTTAAGTTTATACAAATAGTATCTATTCTAATTGGTTTATCAGTTGTGACATTAATGGTCGCACTCATTATCACATTGAGTGGTGGCATGCATTTAATTAATTTAGTCTTTACTGTACCCGCTTGTTTATTTGTCTGGATTGTTTGTAGCATGTTTAAATGGACCAACACAAAAAAAAGAAGAGGCTTGCTATTTGGTGTCATGGGAATCGCCTTATTGATTGCTGCCATCAAACCAATTCAACATTATTATAAAATGAGTATTCCTACTGTGGATGCGGAAATGGATGTAACCGTTTATCAGCCATTTACGCTTGGCAATGAAGTGGTAAAATCTAATGAAAAAGCTTCCTTACAATTGACAGAGTCTTTGCCACGGTTAGATGGTGCAACAGCCATGTATCCTTTGTATGCGGCTTTTGTGGAGGCTACTTATCCCAAAGGTGACTATCCTCCATATAATAGTAGAGTTCAAGTAAGCCGTACACCAGAGGCCTATCAAAATTTAATTGCAGGAGATGTTGATTTGATCTTTGCGGCAGCACCGTCCACCTCACAAGAATGGCAAGCTGAAAAGGAAGGTCTTACGTTTGATATGACGCCAATTGGTCGAGAGGCATTTGTCTTTTTTGTGCACCGTAAAAATAAAATTGATAATTTAACACTTGAGCAGGTCCAAAAAATATATGCTGGAGAAATAACGAATTGGCGTGAAGTGGGTGGTGAGGATGAGGCCATTCGTGCTTTCCAACGCCCAGCAGATAGTGGAAGCCAAACGACACTAGAAAAATTGATGGGCAATACGCCAATTATGGAGGCACCGACTGAAGATGTTGCATCAGGAATGGGTGGAATCATTCGTGAAGTGTCACAATATCGAAATTATAAGAATGCCATGGGCTTTACGTTTAGATATTATTCTACAGAGATGGTTGGTAATAAAAAAATCAAATTACTATCCATTGACGGAGTAGCACCAACAAAAGAGAATATTCAAAATGGTACATATCCTTTAGTATCTGAATTTTTTGCCATCACAGCTGGTACAGAAAATCAAAATGCTCAGAAACTGATTGATTGGATACTTTCTGAGGAAGGGCAAGCGATGGTAGAAAAGGTCGGCTATGTACCAGTGGAAAATCATTAA
- a CDS encoding FAD-dependent oxidoreductase, protein MNYQADICIVGAGPAGALLAYLLAKKGLSVILLEQNAALGQAFRGEHLNEEGEAVLKSHHLFEAVEALGILRMEKLEYYAGGRAFKTILPDKAIGHLGIHVPQANLLKGILQKAQPFPNFTCLLHTKVTKLIVDASGHYRGVLATKNGDPIKIDSQLIIGADGRYSTIRKEAHIDVQKQKHGFDLLCAKIPAPTDWEPSIKMALIDDKQLSLFTQVGGYIQIGWNIEQGSFPQLRKQAFTPFIQQLVEAFPELAESVQAQITSWQDFVLLDVFSSHCNSWGTKGLVLLGDAVHTMTPTGAFGLNSALKDADCLASLLNKDTLAHFNVEDFQQMREQAIEEVLAKQIEKEQTFASNFINKAS, encoded by the coding sequence GTGAACTATCAAGCAGATATCTGTATAGTAGGGGCAGGTCCAGCAGGTGCACTGTTAGCCTACCTACTTGCTAAAAAAGGGCTGTCAGTAATCCTACTAGAGCAAAATGCAGCACTTGGTCAGGCATTTCGTGGCGAGCATTTAAATGAGGAAGGTGAGGCTGTTTTAAAAAGTCACCATCTTTTTGAAGCAGTCGAGGCACTTGGCATCTTACGAATGGAAAAGCTTGAGTATTATGCTGGTGGCAGAGCATTTAAAACGATTCTTCCAGATAAAGCAATAGGACATTTAGGCATTCATGTACCTCAGGCCAATTTATTAAAAGGAATTTTACAAAAAGCACAACCGTTCCCTAACTTTACATGCTTGCTACATACAAAGGTAACAAAGCTGATTGTGGATGCTTCAGGTCATTATAGAGGCGTTTTGGCGACAAAAAACGGAGACCCTATAAAGATCGATAGCCAATTAATTATTGGTGCTGATGGTCGTTATTCTACCATTCGTAAGGAAGCACATATTGATGTTCAGAAACAAAAGCATGGCTTTGATTTATTGTGTGCTAAAATTCCTGCACCCACTGATTGGGAGCCATCTATAAAAATGGCACTCATCGATGATAAGCAGCTGTCATTGTTTACGCAAGTTGGTGGTTATATTCAAATAGGCTGGAATATCGAACAAGGTAGTTTCCCTCAGCTCCGAAAACAAGCATTTACACCCTTTATCCAGCAGCTTGTGGAGGCATTTCCAGAATTAGCGGAGTCCGTACAGGCACAGATAACGTCTTGGCAAGATTTTGTTTTGCTTGATGTCTTTAGTAGCCATTGTAATAGTTGGGGAACAAAGGGCCTTGTCTTGTTAGGGGATGCCGTTCACACAATGACACCAACTGGCGCTTTTGGGCTGAATAGTGCACTGAAAGATGCAGATTGTCTTGCATCATTGCTAAATAAAGACACGCTAGCACATTTTAACGTAGAAGATTTTCAACAAATGCGTGAGCAAGCCATTGAGGAAGTATTAGCAAAACAAATTGAAAAAGAGCAGACATTTGCTTCTAACTTTATAAACAAGGCTTCTTGA